A stretch of the Desulfitobacterium chlororespirans DSM 11544 genome encodes the following:
- a CDS encoding acyl-[acyl-carrier-protein] thioesterase, which translates to MSGYSKEYEIFYFQVDQFGEASVITILDFLEDCAIAHSEAVGLGIESLLEQRTCWVLNRWRLEMERYPRLGEKVTIETLNIGFERFYGERVFTIRDSQGNIIGKAGSLWIYLNIDKRRPTRIPLQFADQYGVPESYEGKEPFEDLPEITDIHTEIRFHVRRSDIDTNGHVNNTRYVEWMLEGISEESLKDYRLRRLEVIYKKETPYGTDILSQGQGAKDAGLEYLHRVLDQSGERELACGRTVWTKR; encoded by the coding sequence ATGTCGGGATATAGTAAAGAATATGAGATCTTTTATTTCCAGGTGGATCAGTTTGGGGAAGCTTCGGTAATAACTATATTGGACTTTCTTGAAGATTGTGCTATAGCTCATTCCGAGGCCGTAGGACTAGGGATCGAATCCCTCCTGGAGCAAAGAACCTGCTGGGTGCTTAATCGTTGGCGGTTGGAGATGGAGCGCTATCCCCGTTTAGGGGAAAAGGTCACCATAGAGACTCTTAATATAGGGTTTGAACGGTTTTATGGCGAAAGGGTGTTTACAATCAGAGATTCCCAAGGGAATATCATAGGCAAAGCCGGTTCCCTGTGGATTTACTTAAATATTGATAAAAGGCGCCCCACCCGGATCCCACTCCAATTTGCTGATCAATATGGGGTGCCGGAGAGCTATGAAGGGAAAGAGCCTTTTGAGGATTTGCCGGAAATCACGGATATCCACACGGAGATAAGGTTTCATGTCCGAAGAAGCGATATTGATACCAATGGCCATGTCAACAATACACGGTATGTCGAGTGGATGCTGGAAGGGATATCTGAAGAGTCTCTAAAAGATTACAGGCTGCGCCGGCTGGAAGTGATCTATAAGAAAGAAACCCCATATGGTACGGACATACTGTCCCAAGGCCAAGGAGCCAAGGATGCCGGACTCGAATATCTGCATCGCGTTCTTGATCAGTCAGGAGAGAGGGAGCTGGCCTGCGGCAGAACGGTCTGGACAAAGCGTTAA